The window TGAAATAGAAATATTATATGTATCACTTTTAATAAAATCTAAATAGAAATAAAACCCATCTTGGGTTTTTTCTATTTTATGTGTATCACAAAGTTCAAAAATAATTTTTGATAATTCTTTATTATCTCTTTTTGAAATTTGTAGATTTTTAGCGATTTCAATAAAATCTTGTGGTTTTTGCGAATTTTTTAGTAATTTTAAAATATTTTCTTTCAGGGTTTCGGGTTTAATTAACATTAATTAAGGTAAAATCACCCTCAAAATAATCGAAACAATTAATAATAAACTTCCTAAAGTTAACATAAAATATTTTAAAAATTTTTTAAAACCTTGCTCTTTTGAAACTTTAAATAAATCTAAATCTCCACTACCTACTAATGCTCCACTAAATGCATTTGAATCTGGTGACATTAAAAATGAAACAATTATTATCAAAATACTAATTATTATTAAAATAACCAATAATAATGTTGTCATATAACTCCTTATTTATTTAATTTTAAACTGTATTCACTTAATTGAAAATCAGTAACTTCTGAAGGGGAATTTGATAATAAATCTAATCCTTTTGCATTTTTTGGAAAAGCAATGACATCTCTAATTGATTCACTTTGAGTTAAAATCATTAAAATTCTTTCCATTCCAAAAGCCATTCCACAATGAGGTGGTAATCCGTATTTAAATGATTTTAAGAAAAATCCAAATTTAGATTCAATTTCTTTTGCACTTAGTTTTAAATGTTCAAACATTAGTTTTTGTAAATTGTAATCATAAATTCTTACACTACCTGAACCAAGTTCAAAACCATTTAAAACAAGATCATAACTTTGTGCTTTTACTTTATCATATTCGTGATTTTCTAAATAATGATATGTTGATGGATCAATCATAGTAAAAGCATGGTGTGCTGGTTCATATTCATTTGTGTCTTCTTTTAGTTCAAACATTGGTCAATTTACTATTCAAACGAAATGAAATTCGTTATTATTAGCTAATTTAAATTCTTCATTTAAATATGTTCTAATTGCACCAAGTGATTTAATTACATCATTATATTTTCCAAAACTAATAAATAAATAACCATTGTCAAAAATATTTTTTTGAAAAATATCTTTAAGTTTTGTTTCATCTAATGTGTTATTTAAATTAAAAATATTTTTAAAGTTTTTATTTTCTATTTCAACAATAATAAAGTTTTTTGCTTGATTTTTTTTAGCTAGTTCAAAAACTTTATTAACATTAAGTGATTCTTTTTTATCAAAATAAATTGCTTTATAAGTATTTGCGTCATTAAATTTATCACTTATATCTTCTAAAAGGTATTTAAATCTTGTATCTGGTTTATCATTTCCATATTTGTCTAAACTATAAAAATAATCCATTCTCTTAAAAGGTATTTCTAAATTAAGACCTATTGAATTAAAAATATGTTTATAATAATTTTCAACTAATTTAAATAAATCTTCTTTATCAACAAAAGACATTTCAAAGTCTATTTGTGTAAATTCAGGTTGTCTATCTTTTCTTAAATCTTCATCTCTAAATACTCTTGCGATTTGAAAATATCTTTCAAATCCTGAAGCCATTAGAAGTTGTTTGTATAACTGAGGTGATTGAGGTAAAGCAAAAAATTTTCCTTTTTTTCTAGTTGGAACTAAATAATCTCTTGCACCTTCTGGTGTTGATTTTGATAAAATAGGTGTTTCAATTTCTAAAAAACCTTCTTGATCAAAAAATTTTCGAGTTTCCAAAGCTACTTTATGTCTTAGTGCAATATTGTATTGCATTTTTTGACTTCTTAAATCTAAAAAACGATATTGTAATCTTAAATCTTCATTAGCTGATTCATCTTTTGTAATTTCAAAAGGAATTTGTTCTGAAGAATTTAATATTTCATATTCAGAGACTAAAATTTCAATATCTCCATTTTCAATATCAACATTTGCTTCTAATCTTTTTTGTACTTTACCTGTTATTTTGATAACTGATTCTTTTGTTAATTTAGGATCTGAAACATTTTGAAAAATAATTTGAATAATTCCAGAACGATCACGTAAATCAACAAACAATTGTGATTTAAATTTTCTTTTTGTTGCTATTCAACCGTATAAAGTTACAACTGAATCCACCATTTGAGAATTTATTTCATTATTAAAAAGTGTTTTCATAAATTACCTCATTAATTTTAGTTTTAAAATTTTCAACATTAGTAAATGATAATTCGATATCTTTATTTAAATTAAGAAATTTTATTTTTATTTGGTTTAAATGTGTATTTAATTCCTTAAATATTAACATTTTTGGTTTTAATTTATCAGCTTTTTTAAACATTTTTTTCAGATTCATTTTTTCATAATAAATTTCTACTGAATATTCTTTTCTTAATTCAGAAGCAATATTTATAATTTCATCTTTTTCTTCATCATTTAAATAACAAATAAAAATATCTAAATTTTCATCTAAATTATACTGTTTTTGATTATATAAAATTATTTCTACTAGTCTTTCAACTCCAAAAGCAAATCCTATACTATTTAAATCTGGACCTGAAAATTGTTTTACCATTCCATCATATCTTCCACCAGCTAAAATTGTACTTTTAGAACCAAGTGATTGAGAATTAGAAACAAATTCAAAAACGATATCATTATAATAATCTAAACCTCTTACTAATGAAGTATTTATTTCATAATTAATATTATGTTGTTTTAGTAAATCTTGTAATTTTTGAAAGTTATTTTTTTGTTTTTCTGATAAAAAATCAATAATTTTAGGTGCATTAATAATAAATTCTTCATTTGCTTGTTCTTTATCATCTAAAATACGTAAAACATTATTATTTAATCTATTTTGATTAATAGCACTTAATTTATTTTGATGATTTTGAAAATATTTTACTAACGCTTCATTGTATTTTTTTCTTGTTACATCATCGCCTAAATTATTTATTTGTAAAACATAATCTTTAATTTTTAGTTGTTCTAAAAATGAATGAGCTAATAGTAATATTTCAAAATCTAGTTCAGGTGATTTTGGTAATAAATTTTCAATCCCACCTTGCCTAAATTCACGATAGCGACCTTTTTGTGGTCTTTCATAACGATAAATATTACCATAATAAAATACTTTATAAATATCATTTTGAGTTAATTTATTTTCAATGATTGCTCTTATAGTAGGTGCTGTTGCTTCAGGTCTAAGTGCAATTGATTTACCGCTTTTTGAATTAAAGACATACATTTCTTTATTAACAATATCACTAAATTCTCCACTACTTCTAACAAATAAATCAGTAGCTTCAATAATTGGTGTTTCTAAATATTGATAATTATATTTTTTTACTAAATCAAAAAAAGTATTTTTAATAAATTCATAAACTTTTGCTTCTTTTGCAAAAATATCTTTTGTTCCTTTTAATCTTTGATACATAAAATTCCTTATTTATTAAAATCATTAATTGATAAGAATTCTTGTTCTTCAATTTTTGAATCATTTCAGTAAAATTCTTTAATTCTTTTATCCTTATTATGATATTTTTTTATTATTAGTGATTTTCAAATTAATGATGAAAATGTAATATCCATAATAAATAAACTAACAATAGAAATTAAAAATCCGGCGGGAATTAATAAATTATTATCACCATATAAAACTAAAGCAGGAACAGTAACTAATGCAGAAATTAATGTTATTGTATAAAATTCATTAATTCTTAATCTAAAAATTTTATTAAAGATTTTAGTAATTTCATCATCTGAAAAAATGTAATTTCTTAATTGTGCATCTTTATGTGTACTTAAATTAATTTCAGTTGATGCATTTAAATGTGAAATCATTGTCATTGTTATTACAATAAAATAAAGAACGATTAAAGTTTCATCAATTTTTATTCTTAGTGAAAATAGTGCTAATGTAGTAAATAATAACATAAAAATTTCTTTAATAAATAACATAAAGGCACTTATAAAATCATGTCTTATAGTTAAATAAATCGCTATTAAAACAAATGATGCAACAATTGGTATAAAACTTCAACCTAATGAATGTAAAAACCCTGATGGATTTCATTGATATGAACTAATAGAAACTGAATTAATATCAAAATTATTAATTGAATCTAAATTATTGAAAATTTGTTGTTCACTTAAATTATTATCAGAAGTAAATGAAACTATAAATTGATTATTTAATTTACTTGTTTCTAAAACATTAGAAATAATATTCAAATTACTATTTTGTAACTGTTCATTAATAATTACAGCAGTTTTATAATCAAAACCTAAATTATTATTATTTTTTATTATATGAGTTGTTTTATTTGAAATGGAATCTGCTAATTGAATATTATTTAAAATATTAGCATTTGGAACAAATAAAACAATTATAAGTAAAATTGTAACTAATGAAAAGAATACTATTCTTCATTTTCAATGTTTAAAAATATCAATTTTACTGTTGTTTGTAAATAAAGTATTTTTTGATTTTCCTGAAATTAATCATTTATGCTTATCAAAAGTTTCAATTCGAGTTATTAAATAAATAAATAAATTACCTAATAAAATTGTTACAACAGTTGTAAGAGCAATTACTAAAAATAAAATACTTGCAATTGTAACAACTGGTAAAACACTTAAATAAATTGAAAATATAGATAAGATGGTTAAAGCTGCTAATATATCTAAATTACTTAAAAAAGTGTTTTTTTGTCCTTTTCAAGCTGCTTTTACAATTGTTGCTCCTTTATTAATTTCTCTTTTTATTTTAAATAAAGTACGATTTATTAATACAAAAGAAATAATTATTGATAATGCAATTGCAAATATAATTGAAGGAGTAATTGTTGATGAAAAAGCAAATATTATTGATATTAATAAAAACGTCAATAAACTAATAAGTACAAAAATAATACTTCCTAATAAACGATATTTACATAATAAAAATATTCCTATTAGACCTAATGTTGTTGCAATAACAGTTGCTAAAACAAAATTACCTTTTGAAAATATTACACCACTAACATAATGACTAACTGTAGGTTCTAAATAATTACTACTTATTAAATTTAAAGCAAAAGGATTATACGCAAAATTTATTTTAGAACTAATTTCTTTATCTGTGTATGCTTGATGATTATTTAATAAATAAATTTGTTTAGACCCTGCTTTTTGATTTGATAAGCCAAAAGGGCTAATAGATGTTAATAAATATTTAGATGCATTTATTTCATTTAATTTAAGCACAGCTTCAGAACTAGTTGATGTTGAATTATTTTGATTTTGCAAATTATTTGCTGAATTTCCAATATATGCAAAATTTACTGGATTATTTTGTGCTTTATTTCAATCATCATTAAATTTAGTTTTTGCAATATTTACAAACTCCTCTAGATTAATTCAAATATAAACTTTATCGCCTATATTAAAACGATTACCATAATAATTAAGTAAATTTTTTCATTCTTTATTACCTTGTTCTGTAAATTCTAAACTAATTCTTCCAGAACCTGCACCTGTATTTCAATTTGCAGGATTATTAATAAAAGAAGGAGAAAAATTTTCTGATGAATTTTCATCTAATAATTTTTCTAAATTAACATCACTATTAGAACCTGGAATAATAAATTTTCCCTTATAAAATAAAGGAGTTCCATTTTTATCAGTGAAGGTTATAAATTGTTTTTTTGTTAATTTATTAATTAATTGATCTTTTTGATCATCAGTTTTTATACTATTATCAACTATTGATATTAATTCATTTGTAGAAGTAATATCATAATTATGTAATGAACGAGAATAAGTTAAAAAATCCTCTGTTTTTTTGATGACTTGTTGATTTGAAATAGTATCACTATTTTCTTTTTGAAAATTATTTATTTTTAAAACAACTTTTGCACCTTTATCAAAATGATTTGAATAATGTGTAGGATTTTTTAAACCAATAAAAATACCGATGATTAATAAAATGAAAACGCTAAACATTGAAAAAAATGTAGCGAATCATCTTAATTTATTATGTTGTTTTTTATTGTTGTTTGTTTTCATGATTTAAATTATACAATATTAGCAAGATTTAAATATATAATATTTATTATTTCAAAAAGTATTCATTTAAATAATTTATACCTTTTTGAGTTATTATTCTTCCTCGAGCAGTTTTTATTATAAATTTATGAAGAAGTAAATAAGGTTCTACATCGCTTATAATTGTTTGTCTATTTTCTTTTAAAATATTTGTAATACTGTCTAATGACACTGCTTTTTGTTCAAAAATCTCTGCTAAAATCTTTAAATAATGAATTTGTAAATCATTTAAACCTAAATTATAAACGCCTAAATATTTAAAAGCTTGATTTACAATTTCTAAATTAATTTTTTCTTTATCTTCATATAAACAAAAATCATGAACTCTTTTTAGTAAATTGTTTGCAATTCTTGGTGTTTGTCTTGAATTTTTTGCTATTTCTTTTATTGACATATCATCGATTTTAATTGCATATTTAGTTGCATTATTAGTTAGAATTTGTTCAATTTCTTCTACTTTATACATATTTAATCGACCAATAAAACCAAATCTATCTTTTAAAGGTTGTGATAACATATCAAAGTTTGTTGTTGCAGAAATTAAAGTAAATTTTGGTAATTTTAATCTCATAATCTTTTTATCACCATCTACACCTAAAACAATATCAATGCTTTGATTTTCCATTGCAGAATACAACAATTCAAATAAATTTTTATTAATACTATGTATTTCATCAATAAAAATAATATTATTATCTTCAATACTTGAAAACAAAGTAATTAAATCAGATTTTTTTTCTAAAAGTGGTCCCTGTGCATACACAATTTTTTGTTTGGTAGTATTTGCAATTATTTTTGCTAGTGAACTTTTACCTAAACCTGGTGGACCATAAAAAAGTAGGTGATCAATAATTCTTTTTTGTTTTGATGCAGCATCAATCATAACCATCAAAGTTGTTTTGATATGATTTTGACCAATAAAATCATCAAAATTTTCAACATTAAATAATTGCATCGTGACTTGCTTGTGAAATTATTTTAATCGCTTCTTCAACTGATTTTTCTAAATCTTCCACTGGATTTATTTTATCAATGGCAAATTTAATTTGTTTTTGTTTAAAACCTAAAACTTTTAAACTTTTTTCTAAGTTTTTAACATTTTCAGAAACAATAGGTGTATCAGTTTTATTAAAAGAGAATTCATTTATTTGAGTATTTTCTTCAGTATTTTGAGTATTTTTTTCTCATTTTTGTAAAAATCCTTCGTATTTTACTTGGAATTCAAAAACAAGTTGTCTTGCTGTTTTAGTACTTAAATAAGGTATTTCTGATAATTTTTCTATATTTGCAGTAGAAATATAAGACATAATGTTTTTTCAACCTATTGCTAAAATATTAATAGCAGTTTTAGGTCCAATTCCTTGAACCGATAATAAATCTTCAAACACTATTAATTCTCTAAAATTACTAAATCCATATGTTGTTTTAAAATATTCTGAACTATATTCATAAATAAACATTTTAATAAATTCATCTTTTTTAAATCTTTCTACATTTGGTACGTAAATAATTTCTCCAATTCCATTATTTTCTAAAATTACATAATTTTTATTTACATGGACAATTTTTCCATAAATATATATTTTCATATTCCCTCCACTTATATAAAGTAAATTTTTATTGAAATAAAAAAACAAAAGGAAAAAATAAAACAAATTTAGGAAATTTTCATTTAATGAAATTAAGTTTTTTTAAAAAAAAAGTAGCTAAATAGCTACTTAATGATTATAATTGGAATTTTCAGTTTTTAACTTCATCTAAGTCGGTTCCATTTTCACGAATAAATTGTTTATGTTCTGATAATTTTTTATCCATTTCTTCAATAAAATCATTTGCTTTGTTTCCATATACTGCATTTGCAGCAGTTTTAGAAATATTAAATCTATCCATTTGAGACATTACTCTTATATCAAAACTAGTAGTTATATCTCCATTTTCACGATAACCATGAATAAATAAATTATGATTATGACGAGTAAAGAAAATATCTCTTAATAATCCTTCATACCCATGGAATGCAAATACAATTGGCTTATCTTTAGTAAAGATTTCATCAAACTCTGCATCGCTTAATCCTCTTGGATCAATACTTGGATGTCTTAATTTTAATAAATCAACAACATTAACATATTTAATTTTTAATTCAGGATATTTTTTGTGTAAGTAAGTAATTGATGCAAGTGCTTCAATGGTTGGTTCTGTTCCACTTGATACCATCACTAAATCAACTTCATTATTTTTTGAAGTTGAAGCTCAATCTATAACTTTTAGACCTTTATCAACTAATTCTTGAGCTTCATTTTGATTAAAGAATTGTTGTCTTGGTTGCTTAGAAGCTACGATTAAATTAATTACATTTCTTTGTTTAAATGATTTATCCATAACTGCTAATAATGAATTAGTATCAGCTGGTAAATATTCTCTAATATAACGAGCATCTTTATCAGCTAAATGACCTAATATACCTGGATCTTGGTGAGTATATCCGTTATGATCTTGTTGAAATGCTGTACTAGTCGCCATAATATTTAAAGATGGATAATCATTTCTTCATTGTAATTTACTTGCTTGTTTAATTCATTTTTGGTGTTGAGTAATCATTGAATCAACTACTCTTAAAAATGATTCATAACTAGCAAAAATTCCATGTCTACCAGTTAAAACATAAGCTTCTAAAAATCCTTCTGCTTGATGTTCTGATAATTGACTATCAATAATTCTTCCTGCAGGTGACATAAATTCATCAAGATCTTGATCAATTGTATCTAATCATTGACGACTGGTTATTTCAAAAGTTTTTGTTAATCTATTTGATTTAGTTTCATCCGGACCAAAAATACGGAAATTATTAGGATTTAATTTAATGATTTCAGTAAAATATTTTCCTAATTCTACCATATCTTGTGCTTGAATTTCAGATGGTGTAGTAATATTTAAAGCATATTTTGTTCAATCTGGTAAGTTTAATAATTTTGGATTAATACCACCATTTGTAACTTTATGAATACTCATTTTTTTATCATCTGATGGAGCAATTATTTTAAATTCTTCTTTAAATTTACCATCTGAAGTAAATAATTCTTCAGGTCTATATGATCTTAATCAGTTTTCTAAATCTGCGATTTTTTCGGTATTATTTGCATTTACGGGAATTGGAACTTGGTGACTTCTAAAACTACCTTCTAATGTTTCATTATTATATGTTTTTGGACCTGTTCATCCTTTTGGTAATCTTGCAATAATAACAGGTCAATTAGGTCTTTTAGCTTGATTTGCTGGATATTTACGAGCCTCTTTTTGAATATTTAAAATCTTTTCAATTGCTTGATCCATTTTTTTTGCCATAATTGGATGTAATTTTAATGAATCATTTCCCTTTACAAAAATAGGATCTCAACCTAAACCTTTAAAATACATTTTTAATTCTTTATCTGATTTACGAGATAAAATTGTTGGATTTGAAATTTTTCCTCCATTTAAATATAAAATTGGTAAAATTGCACCATCATTTACTGGATTTATAAATGTATTTGAAAATCATGAAGCTGCTAAAGGTCCTGTTTCTGCTTCACCATCTCCTATAACTGTTGCTGCTATTAAATTAGGATTATCTAAAATTGCACCTGTAGCATGAGCTAAAGCATAACCTAATTCTCCACCTTCATGAATTGAACCCGGAGTTTCAGGAGCTGCATGACTTGCAGTTCCACCTGGAAATGAAAAGTTTTTAAATAAGTATTTTAATCCATTTATATCTTCTGAAGCATTTTTATAAATTTGAGAATATGATCCATCTAAATATGCATTAGAAATCATAACTTGTCCACCATGACCTGGACCTTCAATATAAAACATATCTAAATTATATTTATTAATAACACGATTTAAATGTACGTATATAAAGTTTTGACCTGGTATAGTTCCTCAATGTCCAATCGGATAAATTTTTATGTCATTTGCTTGTAAAGGTCTTAAAAGTAATGGATTATCTCTTAAATAAATTTGACCTACTGATAAATAATTAGCTGCTCGAAATCAAGCATCCATTTTTAGAAAATATTCTTTTGTTGAAAAATTATTATTGCTCATATTACTCCTTGAATTTTATAGTTAATAGTATATTAATTTTATATGAAAAAGCGAAATTATAAGTTTTATTTTTGATTTTTTATTTTCTTTATTTGTTAAAATATTTTTATGAAAATAAACATTCAAGATTTAAAAGATAAACTTAAGTATTCATATAGTCCTTATTCTAACTTTAAAGTAGCTGCTTTAGCAATTGATGAAAATAATCATAAATACTACGGTGTAAATTGTGAAAATATTGCTTTTCCAAGTGGTTTATGTGCTGAAAGAGCGGCTTTATTTGCTAGTGTAGTTAATGGAGCAAAAGTTGGTAGTTTTAAAGAAATACATATTATAAGCAGTGGTAAAGACACGATTTTACCTTGTTCAGGTTGTAGACAAGTGATGTTAGAATTTATGCAACCTGATTCAATGGTCTATTGTTATAATGGTGATGGTAATTTAAATCTAGAAATTACATTAGATAAATTAAATCCATACGGTGTCTGGCCAAATACATTAAAACTAAATGAAAAATAAATTTTTAAAACCTTTTTTACTTAGCGTTATTGGCCTACCTACAGTATTTATAACAGTATCATGTGCAAATTCTAATCAAAACACTCAATCTGAATCAGAATCTAATAAATTTACTCAAGAAATAAAACAAACTATCGATAATTCAGATATTTTTTTAGCAAAAGAAAAAGAAACTTTAAATCAATTTCTAGTTGAATTTAAAGATGATAAAAGTGCTAATGCAAAACAAATATTTGAACAAAAAATTATTGATTTTATTTTACAAAAATCACAACAATCTAGACAATTCTTTTTATTAGTTAGCATTTTAGTACAGTTTTCTAAAATATATAAAGATATAGAATTTTCTACTAATTTAGATAATCTTTTAAAACATTA is drawn from Mycoplasma miroungirhinis and contains these coding sequences:
- the secG gene encoding preprotein translocase subunit SecG; translated protein: MTTLLLVILIIISILIIIVSFLMSPDSNAFSGALVGSGDLDLFKVSKEQGFKKFLKYFMLTLGSLLLIVSIILRVILP
- the aspS gene encoding aspartate--tRNA ligase, whose amino-acid sequence is MKTLFNNEINSQMVDSVVTLYGWIATKRKFKSQLFVDLRDRSGIIQIIFQNVSDPKLTKESVIKITGKVQKRLEANVDIENGDIEILVSEYEILNSSEQIPFEITKDESANEDLRLQYRFLDLRSQKMQYNIALRHKVALETRKFFDQEGFLEIETPILSKSTPEGARDYLVPTRKKGKFFALPQSPQLYKQLLMASGFERYFQIARVFRDEDLRKDRQPEFTQIDFEMSFVDKEDLFKLVENYYKHIFNSIGLNLEIPFKRMDYFYSLDKYGNDKPDTRFKYLLEDISDKFNDANTYKAIYFDKKESLNVNKVFELAKKNQAKNFIIVEIENKNFKNIFNLNNTLDETKLKDIFQKNIFDNGYLFISFGKYNDVIKSLGAIRTYLNEEFKLANNNEFHFVWIVNWPMFELKEDTNEYEPAHHAFTMIDPSTYHYLENHEYDKVKAQSYDLVLNGFELGSGSVRIYDYNLQKLMFEHLKLSAKEIESKFGFFLKSFKYGLPPHCGMAFGMERILMILTQSESIRDVIAFPKNAKGLDLLSNSPSEVTDFQLSEYSLKLNK
- the hisS gene encoding histidine--tRNA ligase, translated to MYQRLKGTKDIFAKEAKVYEFIKNTFFDLVKKYNYQYLETPIIEATDLFVRSSGEFSDIVNKEMYVFNSKSGKSIALRPEATAPTIRAIIENKLTQNDIYKVFYYGNIYRYERPQKGRYREFRQGGIENLLPKSPELDFEILLLAHSFLEQLKIKDYVLQINNLGDDVTRKKYNEALVKYFQNHQNKLSAINQNRLNNNVLRILDDKEQANEEFIINAPKIIDFLSEKQKNNFQKLQDLLKQHNINYEINTSLVRGLDYYNDIVFEFVSNSQSLGSKSTILAGGRYDGMVKQFSGPDLNSIGFAFGVERLVEIILYNQKQYNLDENLDIFICYLNDEEKDEIINIASELRKEYSVEIYYEKMNLKKMFKKADKLKPKMLIFKELNTHLNQIKIKFLNLNKDIELSFTNVENFKTKINEVIYENTF
- the secDF gene encoding protein translocase subunit SecDF; translated protein: MKTNNNKKQHNKLRWFATFFSMFSVFILLIIGIFIGLKNPTHYSNHFDKGAKVVLKINNFQKENSDTISNQQVIKKTEDFLTYSRSLHNYDITSTNELISIVDNSIKTDDQKDQLINKLTKKQFITFTDKNGTPLFYKGKFIIPGSNSDVNLEKLLDENSSENFSPSFINNPANWNTGAGSGRISLEFTEQGNKEWKNLLNYYGNRFNIGDKVYIWINLEEFVNIAKTKFNDDWNKAQNNPVNFAYIGNSANNLQNQNNSTSTSSEAVLKLNEINASKYLLTSISPFGLSNQKAGSKQIYLLNNHQAYTDKEISSKINFAYNPFALNLISSNYLEPTVSHYVSGVIFSKGNFVLATVIATTLGLIGIFLLCKYRLLGSIIFVLISLLTFLLISIIFAFSSTITPSIIFAIALSIIISFVLINRTLFKIKREINKGATIVKAAWKGQKNTFLSNLDILAALTILSIFSIYLSVLPVVTIASILFLVIALTTVVTILLGNLFIYLITRIETFDKHKWLISGKSKNTLFTNNSKIDIFKHWKWRIVFFSLVTILLIIVLFVPNANILNNIQLADSISNKTTHIIKNNNNLGFDYKTAVIINEQLQNSNLNIISNVLETSKLNNQFIVSFTSDNNLSEQQIFNNLDSINNFDINSVSISSYQWNPSGFLHSLGWSFIPIVASFVLIAIYLTIRHDFISAFMLFIKEIFMLLFTTLALFSLRIKIDETLIVLYFIVITMTMISHLNASTEINLSTHKDAQLRNYIFSDDEITKIFNKIFRLRINEFYTITLISALVTVPALVLYGDNNLLIPAGFLISIVSLFIMDITFSSLIWKSLIIKKYHNKDKRIKEFYWNDSKIEEQEFLSINDFNK
- the ruvB gene encoding Holliday junction branch migration DNA helicase RuvB; amino-acid sequence: MQLFNVENFDDFIGQNHIKTTLMVMIDAASKQKRIIDHLLFYGPPGLGKSSLAKIIANTTKQKIVYAQGPLLEKKSDLITLFSSIEDNNIIFIDEIHSINKNLFELLYSAMENQSIDIVLGVDGDKKIMRLKLPKFTLISATTNFDMLSQPLKDRFGFIGRLNMYKVEEIEQILTNNATKYAIKIDDMSIKEIAKNSRQTPRIANNLLKRVHDFCLYEDKEKINLEIVNQAFKYLGVYNLGLNDLQIHYLKILAEIFEQKAVSLDSITNILKENRQTIISDVEPYLLLHKFIIKTARGRIITQKGINYLNEYFLK
- the ruvA gene encoding Holliday junction branch migration protein RuvA — its product is MKIYIYGKIVHVNKNYVILENNGIGEIIYVPNVERFKKDEFIKMFIYEYSSEYFKTTYGFSNFRELIVFEDLLSVQGIGPKTAINILAIGWKNIMSYISTANIEKLSEIPYLSTKTARQLVFEFQVKYEGFLQKWEKNTQNTEENTQINEFSFNKTDTPIVSENVKNLEKSLKVLGFKQKQIKFAIDKINPVEDLEKSVEEAIKIISQASHDAII
- a CDS encoding phosphoketolase: MSNNNFSTKEYFLKMDAWFRAANYLSVGQIYLRDNPLLLRPLQANDIKIYPIGHWGTIPGQNFIYVHLNRVINKYNLDMFYIEGPGHGGQVMISNAYLDGSYSQIYKNASEDINGLKYLFKNFSFPGGTASHAAPETPGSIHEGGELGYALAHATGAILDNPNLIAATVIGDGEAETGPLAASWFSNTFINPVNDGAILPILYLNGGKISNPTILSRKSDKELKMYFKGLGWDPIFVKGNDSLKLHPIMAKKMDQAIEKILNIQKEARKYPANQAKRPNWPVIIARLPKGWTGPKTYNNETLEGSFRSHQVPIPVNANNTEKIADLENWLRSYRPEELFTSDGKFKEEFKIIAPSDDKKMSIHKVTNGGINPKLLNLPDWTKYALNITTPSEIQAQDMVELGKYFTEIIKLNPNNFRIFGPDETKSNRLTKTFEITSRQWLDTIDQDLDEFMSPAGRIIDSQLSEHQAEGFLEAYVLTGRHGIFASYESFLRVVDSMITQHQKWIKQASKLQWRNDYPSLNIMATSTAFQQDHNGYTHQDPGILGHLADKDARYIREYLPADTNSLLAVMDKSFKQRNVINLIVASKQPRQQFFNQNEAQELVDKGLKVIDWASTSKNNEVDLVMVSSGTEPTIEALASITYLHKKYPELKIKYVNVVDLLKLRHPSIDPRGLSDAEFDEIFTKDKPIVFAFHGYEGLLRDIFFTRHNHNLFIHGYRENGDITTSFDIRVMSQMDRFNISKTAANAVYGNKANDFIEEMDKKLSEHKQFIRENGTDLDEVKNWKFQL
- the cdd gene encoding cytidine deaminase, which gives rise to MKINIQDLKDKLKYSYSPYSNFKVAALAIDENNHKYYGVNCENIAFPSGLCAERAALFASVVNGAKVGSFKEIHIISSGKDTILPCSGCRQVMLEFMQPDSMVYCYNGDGNLNLEITLDKLNPYGVWPNTLKLNEK